In Aegilops tauschii subsp. strangulata cultivar AL8/78 chromosome 3, Aet v6.0, whole genome shotgun sequence, one genomic interval encodes:
- the LOC109777448 gene encoding xyloglucan endotransglycosylase/hydrolase protein 8, which produces MARRFLAVIAVVLALSQAASAKPWLDEKFNTDGTVRTGYDASGQQVVTLSLDQRSGAGFNSDEQYLYGKFSIQMKLIPGNSAGTVSCFYLSSGDGDGHDEIDMEFMGNSSGPGHPVVLNTNVWVNGDGKKEHQFNLWFDPAADFHTYTIIWNPENILFKVDDLFIRSFKRFDGIPYTSSKPMRLHATLWDGSFWATEKGKVPIDWSNAPFNVLYRNYYANACVSGGACHSGSDGWMNRQLDGAEWGTVKWAERNYMSYNYCEDGYRFPQGFPAECSRY; this is translated from the exons ATGGCACGGCGTTTTCTGGCCGTGATCGCCGTCGTCCTCGCGCTCTCGCAGGCCGCCTCGGCCAAGCCCTGGCTCGACGAGAAGTTCAACACGGACGGTACTGTCCGGACGGGATACGACGCTTCGGGGCAGCAGGTGGTGACGCTCAGCCTCGACCAGCGCTCCGGCGCCGGCTTCAACTCCGATGAGCAGTACCTGTACGGTAAGTTCAGCATCCAGATGAAGCTCATCCCGGGAAACTCCGCCGGCACCGTCTCCTGCTTCTAC CTTTCTTCCGGTGATGGCGACGGGCACGACGAGATCGACATGGAGTTCATGGGCAACTCGAGTGGCCCTGGCCATCCAGTAGTGCTCAACACCAACGTGTGGGTCAACGGCGACGGCAAGAAGGAGCACCAGTTCAACCTCTGGTTCGACCCCGCCGCCGATTTCCACACCTACACCATCATCTGGAACCCGGAGAACATCCTCTTCAAGGTTGACGACCTCTTCATCCGCTCCTTCAAGCGCTTCGACGGCATCCCTTACACTAGCTCCAAACCCATGAGGCTGCACGCCACGCTTTGGGACGGCAGCTTCTGGGCGACTGAGAAGGGCAAGGTCCCCATCGACTGGTCCAATGCGCCCTTCAACGTCTTGTACCGCAACTACTACGCCAACGCCTGCGTCAGCGGCGGCGCGTGCCATTCCGGCAGCGACGGGTGGATGAACAGGCAGCTCGACGGCGCCGAGTGGGGCACCGTGAAGTGGGCGGAGCGGAATTACATGAGCTACAACTACTGCGAGGATGGGTACAGGTTCCCTCAGGGGTTCCCCGCCGAGTGCAGCCGCTACTGA